The genomic DNA tggaattcactctgtatacaagactggcctcaaactcacaaagatctgcctgcctttgcctcccaagtgctgagattaaaggtgtgtgccaccactgcctgatgtcatttagtgttgcttatatatttatgtttttacagATGACCCTTTGGTATTGGATAGTCAATCAGgggggctcatccctggagaaaactgattctctcaGCAGTCAATAATTGATTtcatggccaggcgttggtggcacacacctttaatcccagcactcaggaggcagaggcaggtagatctctgtgagtttgaggccagcctggtctccagagctatttccaggataggctccaaagctacacagagaaaccctgtctcaaaaaaccaaagaagaagaagaagaagaagaagaagaagaagaagaagaagaagaagaagaagaagaagaagaagaagaagaagaagaagaagagccttcatttgtagctcttcatctaagaGTGAGGCCCTGTGAGAGTTCTCCCATACATGTTGGCATGTCAGtggtgttgtcattgtgcagCTCTCCTGTCATGTACAATCTCACAGAAGATGACCCACTCACTTATGTGTAAAATGAAAGCAAGAAGACCCTACAGTGCAGTGTGCTGAGGAGGAACACTAATCTGGCCTGTAGATGACTgaattcttgtgattttttttttttttggcaatgaAAATTCATGCCTTTTAGAGAAAAGTTAGATGTTTACAAGAAAGGACGATGATAATGGAGGGGTAGTATTGAGACTGTGAGACAATAAGCTTATAACAATGCAATCATTGGGGAATTAGTGTTGGCTTTCCCTGTGCTTCCACTTATTCTCACCTGTCATCAACCAACTAAGTTGGCTCACTTTAAGGTTAACCCCACAGGTGACCTCCCATCCAGACTCCTTTATGAGTCCTCAATGGAGATGGCTCTGGTTTAGAAACATGTTTGACAGTGCCTTCAGCACATTTATTCTGGattctttgttctctttgtaGCTACGACTCTGTTTGGAATGAGCAATCAAACACACATCACAGAATTCATCTTCCTGGGATTTTCCAACCACTCCAGCCTACGGGGCTTCTTCTTCCTGATCTTCCTGGCCATTTACCTGACAACTCTCCTGGGGAACACGCTCATAATGTTGGCCACCAGAATCAGCCCCGCCCTCCACACTCCAATGTACTATTTCCTCAGCAACCTGAGCTTCTTGGACATCTGCTACACGTCCACCACCATTCCGGTCATGCTGGTCAATTTCTTCAGGGAGAAGAAGACCATCTCCTATGAGGGCTGTCTCTCCCAGATCTTCTTCTTTGTGACATGTGCTGGCACGGAGGGTGTTCTTTTGGctgccatggcctatgaccgctatgtggccatttgCCGCCCTCTTCAGTATCCAGTTCTCATGAGTGTGAAGGTCTGTGTCTGCTTGGTGACTGGCTCCTGGCTCTGTGGCCTGGTCAATTCTGTGACTCACACAACACTGACAGCCACACTCACCCTGTGTGGACCCAATCAGATCAGTCACTTTCTCTGTGACATCCCACTGCTCCTGAAGCTCTCCTGCTCAGACACCTCTGTCAATGAGTCTGTGCTCCACGTGGCCAGTGCCACCATTGGCCTGAGCCCCTGCCTGTTCACTGCAGGCTCCTATGTGCTCATCATCTCTGCCATCCTTAGGATTCCCTCTGCTCAGGGCAGGAAAAAGGCCTTCTCCACCTGTGCTTCCCACCTCACTGTGGTGGTGGTCTTCTTTGGAACAGCTAACTTCAACTATGACAGACCCAGGGAAGGCTACTCCTTGGACATGGATATCCTGGTGTCTGTGCTTTTCTGTGTTGTGACCCCCATGTTGAACCCTATCATCTACAGCCTGAGAAACAAAGAGGTCAAGGGTGTCCTGAGGAAACTTATTAAAAAGCATGACTTCTCTAGTGAGATCAACAACTAGATTATTtacctgtcttttctttctttcctttttgcctAGTACACTAAAacatttttgagttctttgataattttatacaatgtatttttatcatacttTATCCCTCTTCTACCTTCTCCAAGATACACCCCTTTGCCCTACCTACCcaattttctgttctctttttcttaattttttaaaacacccATCAAGTTCAATTTGTGCTGCCTATATATTCTTGGGTGTGTAGCCTTCCACTGGTG from Cricetulus griseus strain 17A/GY chromosome 1 unlocalized genomic scaffold, alternate assembly CriGri-PICRH-1.0 chr1_0, whole genome shotgun sequence includes the following:
- the LOC100774104 gene encoding olfactory receptor 1052; protein product: MECGFQEVLNTPGSHTNCSAYGELFIEASHDATTLFGMSNQTHITEFIFLGFSNHSSLRGFFFLIFLAIYLTTLLGNTLIMLATRISPALHTPMYYFLSNLSFLDICYTSTTIPVMLVNFFREKKTISYEGCLSQIFFFVTCAGTEGVLLAAMAYDRYVAICRPLQYPVLMSVKVCVCLVTGSWLCGLVNSVTHTTLTATLTLCGPNQISHFLCDIPLLLKLSCSDTSVNESVLHVASATIGLSPCLFTAGSYVLIISAILRIPSAQGRKKAFSTCASHLTVVVVFFGTANFNYDRPREGYSLDMDILVSVLFCVVTPMLNPIIYSLRNKEVKGVLRKLIKKHDFSSEINN